The region GTGTTCCTTGGGATCGTCCAATCCATCGAAAAAATCGAAGTTGAAATATTTGAGACTTAATTACCGGGGTATGGATTTTAGCTTTCTAGTGAAAGGCATGGCGGTTGCACTGACTTCCAGGTCACCCTCCATCTTTCTTTTTAAGTCGTGCAAGACCGGGGACATCTGTTCCCGTTTTGTTTCCTTCTCGAGTTCAGAATCTAAAGAGGGAATATGGATTTTCTAAGccttcttcttcaacttttcctCTCCTTCTTGGATTCTTTTATCAATTGCTTCCTTAGTTTTTGCCTCTTCTTCTCTCTGAATCTTTCTCGGAGAGTGGCCCTCCGGTTATCCTCCAAGGCATCATCAGTTGGCCTTTTCATGTTTTTGGCAATTCGATCCAGGGATGAGCCTCGAGTTTTCCCGGAAAGTTCCTCTTGGTTTCCCGGGTGTGTTTCGGGGTCCTGGCTATTCTTTTATTTCCACAGGTTCATTGCAGCTTGGATCTGCTCCGGGGTCATGTTTCCCCATGAATTTTCAGGGGTTTCGTGGTGCTTGTGGCCCACCTTTTTGATGAAGAGTCTCTAGTCTCCTGGTTGGAGGGTTTGAGATGAGTTATGAGTTATGGGGTGCCCATCCTCGGTTTCTTCAACAAGGTCGTTCCTGTTTGGGGCGGTGTTCATTGAAACCGCGCCGGAACAAAAATTTTGTTCTTTCTCGTCGTCATCTTACTCAATATCAATAAATGAAACATAATTTTATACCATAATAATCAAGATAAAAACTAGGTTTTTAACCACAAATACTTAACGAAACTATTCGCAATCTAGATCTACACATCCTCTTAAAGAGTATAAGTACTATCAAGTAGATGTGAAAAGAGTAAGTGAGCAATCTTACTGGGGTGTAAGATCTTAGCTTCTTGGACGAAATTTTTCGGTTGAAATCAACGACACCACAAAACGGAGGTTCAACCCCTCattctagcgccaatgataactTCAATCTTTTCCCGGGCTCTTCTCCTTCTCCTACCCGGACTCTGAATCCATTTCTGCAAGAGTTTGTTTGTGTGAGGTTTAGCTGAGAGTATGGTTCCTGCAAAAgagaaccggaggggggtggcgtccccgcggtACCTCTGGCGTGAGAATGAGATATGGCTTTGGAGAAGAAGGGTTGAATATGAATTACTTAAAATATatgtggtgtgtgtatatgtgtgtaaTAAAATAAAAAGACAAGTTAGTCCATGTACTCGGATAAGCGATAAAGAAAAAACTAAAAGGACAAGAAGAAATCGAGTACATGTCCTGAGACCGAACGAACAACTCTCAAAGAAAAGTGCCTAGAGTCGGCTCCCGAAGAATGTTCTACAGACAAGGTCTCTCGAAGAAAGTTCTTGCTCACAGAACTCTTCGCATGTCATCTTTAAACTCAAAAggcaaaagaaaaagaaaaatcgAACACTCTGGGTCGGCTCCCGAAGAATGTTCTACAGCCAAAAACCCACTGAAGAGAATGTTGCCCAAGAACACATCGCATGCCATCTTTAAACCCAGTTGGTGCCCCAAAAAGAGGGAAAAGCAACCAAGAAAACTACCTACCCTCTACCCAGAAAAAAACACCCCGTACACAAATAcacaaatcaaaagaaaaaacCCAGAATACATCccaaaagcaaaagcaaaaagaAAAACATGCATGCAAAGAGAAATACTTCGAGTAAGTATAAACGAGCATGAAAAATACTTACTGATTTGAAGATGCTGCTCTACTGGAATGGGATGACCTGGGAAAATCGAGTTGACACTACCCGTCTTGAAGAAACTGGAGAGCTTTTGTTGTTATTTGTGTTGGGTTGCAAAATAGAGATAGAAAAAATAAAAGGTAACAGTGAAGTGTATATATATAGACGCCTAAAAAACCCAAACGTTTGGGTGCCAGAAAAACCACTCCCGGGAGTTTTAAAATCGACGGCCCAGATGGAAACGGTTGAAATTCAACGGCTGAGATGGTGCCATGAAACGACGTGATGGACAGTTGTCCTCATTAGTGCACGCACAATGCTGCCATGTGGACGAACGAACCAAGACAAAGCCAAAGGATCGCCCTAGGGTTTCTTCACCCCGAGATGGGCCAAGATTGATGTCCATCAACTGACCGAAGGCCCGAACGAAAGACAGGGATATGTTGGATATGAGTCCAATGAGCGAAGGCCCACCGAATGACTAAACTATTAGGCCGTTGGCCCAATACGCTTATGGATCGAAGGCCCACTTCAACAAAACCGTTCAACAAAAGATCAAAACGGCTCCCATATCTCGCCTCCAACATTCGTGCTTTACGCATAACGAACGAACATTTAATACGAGTTTGGGTATAAATACCCCCAGGGAACGTAAGAAAAAGACAATTCCACACATATACTCTCTCAACTCTTTCTATTTTCTTGTATTCTTAAATCCACTTTACATCCAGATTACTGATTCTCACCCCAGAGGTGAATAGGGGGACAATCCCTCATTATCTTTATTTTCAGGTCATGTTCTTGCAACCCGAAGAAATCCGGGCATAACAATAACAATTGGAAGTAACCGAGGAAGTACAGTCGGCGGCAAAAAGGTCAGGAGAAGTCTTTTTGACACTATCAATAGCTTTGTATAGATCGTGATCATGACATGTGGAGGAGGTCAGCCAACTAATTTTGCATATTTTACTATAGCTCTATAAATTTTGTTAGCCGGTTTCTACTCCCTTGCAAGCTTTTCCCAAGTCAACGTTGGACAAAAAAGGTCAAGATATCCTCTTTATTTTTGGTGGCCTTTATTTGGTTTATTTTATTCTCAAAAACAGCTGAATCAAGATAACTCTACACATCTTGCACTAGAATTAAACGAGGAATAACAGTAGAAAAGACAAATTTCTACATCTACGAATCTCAAGTTTTACATTGCATGGTAGTGAAAGCTTGGAGGGTTCAGAAAACTGCCGATTTCTCCATAGATTTACATTACAGAGTAAGAACAATAACACAGTTAAACAACAACAATTTTGGAAAGGATCCCAATTGCTTAACGATAACACAATTTGTTCCCGGTCCAATTTATTGAAGAATGCAAACTTCAATGTCCAGTTACTGCATACGGAAAGATAAAAAGGCAGCGGTTCAGTGGCCTGACAAATGCTACCAACGCATGTGTAAAACAAAACCAATCCTTGATATTTTAAAAAGTGTGGCTGTTCAAGTCTGTAGAGGCCTCATCAGAAATAAAGGCTTAAAAATGTATATACAACAATGACATACCTTTGAGTCTTCAGCGTCACCGGTGTTGCCAATGATCTCCATCTTTTGGTCTTCTGCAGAATTAGAGGTAAACAGGATTACCCAAAGATGTCCAAAAGGAGGATAAACTATTACATTATCTAAACAACACGTACAGATTGGTGAGGCAACAAATAGGTACAAGAAAATTCCAAGAAAAGTGAGCAGGCTCCTAAAAGATCTTAGTGCTCAATAAAACTTTTAAACAGTAGAAGCTATGGTTTCAGTTAACCAACATAATTGCTGATGGGCTAGGATATAGTAGGTTAACAAGGCAGGTTGGTAAGAGATGTTAAAGGGCAATCAAATTGTTTAGGGAAATGAAAAGAAATTTGAATACGGGATTGTTGTAATTGGATGACAATGAATCTAATGCTACTCTTGGATATCATCATACAGAATTTTTAGTTGTAAACGCATGACAACCTTCAAATTTAAGTAGGATGAGTATTTAGGGAGTAAGGATGAGTCTCAATATGATTAACAGAATTTAGAAGGCAAAGATAGTATGTTTTGATGAACAGAAAAGTAGCCTTATGATCGGAGAACACTAATCCTGTTTGCGAATAATGACTAATGACGTGCACACACACAAAAACACATCTATATGAATTAAAGGGTACCTCCATCATCAGGCATGTCAGAAGTCCATAATGTGAGATTGTCCCTCAAAAGCTGCATAATCAAAGTGCTATCTTTGTAAGATTCCTCACTGAGGGTATCCAACTCAGAAATAGCTTCGTCAAAAGCTTGTTTTGCAAGGTGGCAAGCCCTGAGATACAAAGAGAAGGGTCAGCTTGTGAGGGAGAATGCAATATTTTTAATATCAAGTCACACACAACAATAAATTAAGCTCAGAGTACGGTGATACCTTTCAGGAGAATTCATGATCTCGTAATAGAACACGGAAAAGTTCAGAGCCAAACCCAATCGGATGGGATGAGTGGAAGATAGATCGGTTTCAGCACTAGTGGAAGCCAACTACAACCATATAAGCAAAtagataaaaaaaaattaataaagcTTCAGACTTCGGTGGTAACTGGAGTAGGAACAAAATCTTTCAAATCCTCACAATGGAAATAGACAAGAATGTTTATGATTGGAAAATCCTATTCAACAAAACTTTATAGCTTGATCTTATACTTAGAGAATAATCTGGCATAATTACAGAGAATGGTTCCAACATAATCTAAAGCACAAAGCCTATGCCGTAAATCAGACCCGGGAATAAGAAGGGTGAAGCTTATAAAGAAAAAATTAACGATTTAAAGTTACAATTTTTTTAACAGAAGATAGATAATCCCAAATTAACCATCACCCCGCCCAAAAGGTTCATTATTATCCATGACACAGGAGAAAGATGAAATACACAAGTATGAGATAGAGGGCAATATGCGTCGTAGATAAGATAGGGTATGTGATGAATAATTATTAAAAACATAATTCAAGGAAGACATTAAACATTTTGATGAAATTTAAAACGAGAAAAAGAAAACCTCACACACCGATATTTGATGGTGCAGCATTATAGACACCAGTATAAATGGCCAAGGCACCAGAGCGATAACAAGACACATTTAATAGATAGTTTACCCAACATTTAATATACCTGATAGGCCTTGAGGGACTGGTCGGCAGCCTCTTTCCTATCGTTACCAACTTTAAATTCCGCAAGGTACCTATAGTAATCCCCCTTCCTGCACCCAGTGGAAaatgaaacaacttcaaaaacaaatacaaaaaaCGTGAAATTAATTCTACACTAGTCATCACTTCACCAACATTTTATAGTAGAAAACAGTGGACTCTCCAGCAGAGCAGGAAGGAATGAGATGTTCATCTATGACAGTCATGATATCACCACAAATGCTGGAAAGCTCTTGCTCCACTTTCTGCCTGTATGAATTGATCCGTTTCACATTGACATCATTCCCTTTAGACTCTTCCTTCTGCTCAATTGACGACAATATCCTCCACGATGCTCTACGTGATCCTACCACATTCTTGTACCCCACTGACAACAAATTCCTCTCCTCAATAGTCAATTCCACATCTAACTTGGCTAAATTCTTCATTGCATCTACCATTTCTACACAACATAACAGATTCACACAAAATCTCAGTTTATTAAGTTATTAAAAGCTCTTCTTACTTGCAACTTTACGATCCAAACACTATAATAACAAAATGTAATATCGAATACAGTTATACAGATCAAATTCAAATCCGCACATATAAATATATCTTACATTTTAACTTGTGTAAATATTCAAAAAAGAATCTCAATAgtagaaaataataaatatagaTTAAACTAGTCTATATCACAGTGGTACAAATCACCGGTCATAATAGTACAAACAACCAAAACCGTTGgatcatacatgatatcagttTCTGCTTTAAGTTACAAAGATTTAAGCATGTGCATATGTAAGGATCCATTAAGTAgataaaaaatgaaaataaaggcAGTTGAAAGTTGAAGCATACAGatctagagagagagagagggggggagagagggagagggggggagagagagggggggagagggggagagagagagagggagggagggagagagagagagggggagaaagagagagagagagagagagagagagagagagagagagagagaggtaaCCATCATAACGTTCAGCTTGTTCAGCAAGCTTAGCGATGTAGACGAAAGTCTCACGGTCAGTGGAGGAAGCCATGGCTGTTACTGCTACCTGCTGTCAGATTAATCTCAGAAGaagatgagagagagagaggcatCTGAGTTAGCGTACATATAAATAGAGGGTAAAGAGATGTGGTTGGGCACTTAGATTTACCGGTACCGGTCACGGACGGGAGAGTGGGGACCACAAGTAAGCCGTCCAGACAAGGGAAATGTCCAGTGGTGTTTAGACACGTAAGAGCTGTCTGTTAAGCAACTTGGAGGTCACTTGTTTGCTTATGGTCTGAACGGGACTAGGCTTATTTATTGCGGTACAGGCACATGTGCTCTAATCACTTTGATTCAAATCGGTGGAGGTCGTCGGATACAAATTACAAACTTTTCTCTTTTAAATTTCAAACCGCACGTAAGCCTAAATTTGGACCTATTTCGGTTCTTATACCAGTAGTGTTGACTAAtctttttaataataaaatattatctttttatgttttatatattAGTTAGTTTGTTGATTGaatgttattatatatattaaatagttttaaattttatttttttaattttcacttatatatataatagttatTTAATAAAAGTATATTAAacatattttttttttcatttttcttgtttaAGCGTAATGTTTTTATagtttaataaatttattaagtttggaattAATATTGATCTTTTCATTCCGCGTCCAATTGAATTAATAGGTATGTGAATTACTATCAACACATTAAAATAACAATATATTAAtaattgaaataataaaatattaatatgtaaatttggaccaaaatttaGATCAAACTGTTGGAATAGAGAGTTGTCTCGGTCCAAATTTATGCGGAGATTTAGGCCAAAAAACCCGGTCACTTTTGGAGTGAGAACTATTACTGATTTCTTGGCCTCGTCGATAACATTTTTCAAATTCTCTATCCTATAATTTGAACAATGTCAATTTTGGttctttattttataataaaatacaaTATCCTTCAAACAAACAAGTAAATATATTTATTCTCGTAAAAATGATCAATTAATTTATTTAGAAGTGTgcttttaaaatatttaatatttaaactCGATAATTAGTTTACAAGTGTACATACAGTATAATTTATATTATCCTAATTTTTGTTATGAAAGATAgattattataaataaaaaaaaaatatttaaattcgtCTTATGAATGTTTGAAATTaatttgtttttcttttctcAGTAACAACTTGTTTTTTGTTTGGATTTGTAATAAATGTCTGGTTGGAACCTTTTTATCTGTCAAAAAATTATGATGGAGTACTACAACTGTACTGATTTTACTGAACATCAAATTGTAGAACAAAAAATATCTTTGGCCGTTCAAAGTTGATTGCATAACTACATACTTTTCCTTCCTCTCACTAAATATTTCTCTGTTATGCAAAGATGATAATGGCCAAACTGCTTTTAATCATGGTTATAGAAATCGGCAGATTTCTTAAAAATCGTTCAAAAATATTTGTATGCTTTGATTAATTTCTGATTAATCGTCGATAAATTATCGGAtttttaaaaatcgtccgatTTATCGTAAATCAGTACCTCTACTGAATAGTTCCGATTTTCCAAATCTAACCATGCTTTTAATAAACAAATTTTATAAAGTAACAACAGTCACTATTAGTGCCCCAGGTTTGGTTTTCTGGTTCCATGAAGGTCCAAGCACAACATAGTGATCTTACAACAGAAAAAAACCTTGAATTGAGACCACTCCTTTAGGATGCAAAGCTTAAAATTAAACATATGCTAAGATGAACTCTATGCTCTTATCATAATGAGAACCAAGCATTACAAAACAACAAGTCTAACCAGTATTCTGCATGCCAGCAGCAATACCCTTCATGGTCAAGATGAGTGTGTCCTCCAAACCAGGGGCATACTCGCTTGTCGGGTTCAGGTCTACCAGTTCTGAAACTGTTTTGTTTTCCATGCAGTCCTTGCTGATATGAGGCCTAAGTGTTACATTATAGCCGGGATCACGAATCCGTTTTAGGGTGTAAGCCTGACAAACATTTA is a window of Apium graveolens cultivar Ventura chromosome 11, ASM990537v1, whole genome shotgun sequence DNA encoding:
- the LOC141696922 gene encoding 14-3-3-like protein C, which translates into the protein MASSTDRETFVYIAKLAEQAERYDEMVDAMKNLAKLDVELTIEERNLLSVGYKNVVGSRRASWRILSSIEQKEESKGNDVNVKRINSYRQKVEQELSSICGDIMTVIDEHLIPSCSAGESTVFYYKMKGDYYRYLAEFKVGNDRKEAADQSLKAYQLASTSAETDLSSTHPIRLGLALNFSVFYYEIMNSPERACHLAKQAFDEAISELDTLSEESYKDSTLIMQLLRDNLTLWTSDMPDDGEDQKMEIIGNTGDAEDSK